A segment of the Brevibacterium zhoupengii genome:
CGTCAGAAGGGAACCGGTAACGCCCGTCAGGGTTCGATCCGTGCTCCTCAGTACAACGGTGGTGGAGTCGTGCACGGGCCGGTTCCTCGCGATTACTCGCAGCGGACCCCCAAGAAGATGAAGGCAGCCGCACTGCGCGGCGCGCTCTCAGATCGCGCACGTCTCGATCAGGTCTTCGTTGTGAAGAACCTGATCACCGGCGACGCACCGTCGACCAAGCAGGCGAAGCTCGCCCTGGCTGGCCTCTCCGATCGCAAGAACACCCTCGTGGTGCTCGACCGTGACGATGAGCTCACCGAGCGCAGCGTTCGCAACCTGCCTCACGTTCACGTGCTCACCTCCGATCAGCTCAACACATACGATGTGCTGATCGCAGACGACATCGTGTTCACCGAGTCAGCGCTGGAGACGTTCCTGGGCGGATACCGCAAATCGGAGGACGCATCATGAGTCTGAACTTCAAGGACCCGCGCGACATCATCGTCGCTCCGGTCGTCTCGGAAAAGACCTACAGCCTGATGGACGAGGGAAAGTACACCTTCATCGTCGATCAGGGGTCGAACAAAACTGAGATCAAGAACGCCATTGAATCGATCTTCAATGTGCAGGTTGCCAAGGTCAACACCCTGAATCGTCAGGGAAAGCGCCGCCGCACTCGCACCGGTTGGGGAAAGCGCAAGGACACCAAGCGTGCCATTGTCGCCCTCAAGGACGGATCGATCGACATCTTCGGTGGATCGCTCTAAGCGATCCTTCGTAAAAGAAGGACAAGACTCATGGGAATCCGTAAGCACAAGCCGACGACCCCGGGCCGCCGTGGCTCATCGGTCGCCGACTTCGTCGAAGTGACCCGGTCTACACCGGAGAAGTCACTTCTGCGCCCACTGCCTAAGCGCGGTGGCCGCAACAGCCAGGGACGCGTGACCACTCGCCATCAGGGCGGCGGCCACAAGCGTCAGTACCGTGTCATCGACTTCCGCCGCCATGACAAAGATGGCGTACCGGCGAAGGTCGCACACATCGAATATGACCCGAACCGCACTGCGCGGATCGCTCTTCTGCACTATGCAGATGGCGAAAAGCGCTACATCCTCGCCCCGCAGAACCTCAAGCAGGGCGCACAGGTTGAAGCCGGTCTGGGCGCAGACATCAAACCGGGCAACAACCTTGCCCTGCGCAACATCCCAGTCGGTACCGTTCTGCACGCAGTTGAAATGCGTCCAGGCGGCGGTGCCAAGATCGCTCGCTCTGCCGGTTCTTCCGTGCAGCTCGTTGCGAAGTACGGCCGGTTCGCTCAGCTGCGGATGCCTTCGGGCGAAATCCGCAACGTTGACGCGCGCTGCCGTGCGACGATCGGCGAGGTCGGCAATGCTGAGCAGTCGAACATCAGCTGGGGCAAGGCAGGACGCATGCGTTGGAAGGGCAAGCGCCCATCCGTCCGTGGTGTTGTTATGAACCCGATCGATCACCCACATGGTGGTGGCGAGGGCCGTACTTCGGGTGGTCGTCACCCAGTCAGCCCGTGGGGTCAGTCAGAAGGCCGCACACGCCGGCCGAATAAAGAGAGCGACAAGTACATCGTGCGCCGTCGCCGGACCGGCAAAAAGCGCTGATTGGAGTACTGACTTATGCCTCGTAGCCTTAAAAAGGGTCCTTTCGTCGATGAACACCTGTACCAGAAGGTGGCTCGTCAGAACGAGAAGAACACTAAAAACGTAATCAAGACATGGTCTCGTCGCTCGATGATCATCCCGGATTTCCTGGGACACACCATCGCGGTACATGACGGACGCAAGCATGTTCCTGTCTTCATCACTGAAGCCATGGTCGGACACAAGCTTGGCGAGTTCGCACAGACACGGACGTTCCGTGGCCACGAAAAGGACGATCGCAAGGGTCGCCGCCGCTGACGCGGGGCGCTCTTACGATCCTAGACAAGAGAGAAGGAAGCGATGGAAGCCAAGGCTAAGGCGCGTTACCTGCGCGTCACGCCTCGCAAGGCTCGGCGCGTCATCGACCTCATTCGTGGTCAGCAGGCGACCGAAGCACTTGCAGTGTTGAAGTTTGCAGAACAGTCGGCATCAGATCCGATTTACAAGCTCGTTGCCTCAGGTATCGCCAATGCGCGTACCCGGGCCGACGAGGAGGGCATTGCGTTCGACGAGAACGAATTGGTCATCTCCGAAGCATTCGTGGACGAGGGACCAACCATGAAGCGGTTCCGCCCGCGAGCTCAGGGTCGCGCTTTTCGCATTGAGAAGCGCACAAGCCACGTTTCAGTGGTCCTGGCCAGCGGTGACGACCTGCCTCAGCGCAAGAGCCGGAAGGGGAACCGTTAATGGGCCAGAAAATCAATCCGAACGGATTCCGACTCGGAATCACCACGGATCACAAGTCAAAGTGGTTTGCTGACTCGACTAAGCCGGGACAGCGCTACAGCGACTACGTGCTCGAAGATGTGAAGATCCGACAGATGATGACCAAGGGCCTTGAGCGCGCTGGCATCTCCAAGGTGAACATCGAACGCACACGTGACCGTGTCCGAGTCGACATCCACACTGCCCGTCCGGGCATTGTCATTGGACGTCGTGGAGCCGAAGCCGACCGCATTCGCGGCCAGCTCGAAAAGCTCACCGGCAAGCAGATTCAGCTCAATATCCTTGAGGTGAAGAACGCAGAGATCGACGCGCAGCTCGTGGCTCAGGGAGTTGCCGAGCAGCTCGCCAGCCGCGTGGCATTCCGCCGCGCGATGCGCAAGTCGATCCAGAGCGCCCAGCGCGCAGGTGCCAAGGGCATCCGCGTGCAGTGCTCCGGCCGCCTCGGCGGTGCTGAGATGAGCCGTTCCGAGTTCTACCGCGAAGGTCGTGTGCCTCTGCACACCCTCCGCGCGAACATCGATTACGGGTTCCACGAAGCACACACCACATTCGGACGCATCGGCGTCAAGGTGTGGATCTACAAGGGCGATATGACCGACAAGGAGCTTGCTGCCGAGCAGGCTAAGGCTCCTGCTGCTCGTGGCCCTCGTGGCCGTGGGCGCGGCCGTGGAGGCCGTGGTCGTGGTCAGGAAGGCGCAGCAGCACCGCGCCGGAACGACGCAGCGCCGAAGACCGAGAACAACGCCGAAGCCCCTGCGGCTGAGGCCGGATCGGAGGGCTGACACATGCTGATCCCTCGTCGGGTTAAGTACCGCAAGCAGCACCACCCCAAGCGGGGCGGCGCAGCCAAGGGCGGCACCAAGGTGTCTTTCGGTGACTACGGCATCCAGGCCACTGAGCCTGCCTACATCACCAACCGGCAGATCGAAGCTGCACGTATTGCCATGACGCGCTACATCAAGCGTGGTGGCAAGGTGTGGATCAACATCTACCCAGATCGACCGCTGACGAAGAAGCCTGCCGAAACCCGCATGGGTTCCGGTAAGGGTTCGCCGGAGTGGTGGGTCGCCAATGTCAAGCCGGGTCGGGTCATGTTTGAACTCGCCGGTGTGTCCGAGGAAGTTGCTCGCGAGGCGCTGCGTCTCGCGATCCACAAGCTTCCGCTCAAGGCCCGTATCGTGGCCCGCGAAGGTGGTGAGTGAGTATGGCAATCGGTTCGAAGAACCTTTCCATGGACGCACTTGACGGTTATGACAACGAGCGTCTGCTCGAGGAGCTCAAGAAGGCCAAGGCCGAGCTGTTCAACCTGCGCTTCCAGTCGGCCACCGGCCAGCTGGAGAGCCACGGTCGTCTCAAGGCCGTGCGTCGCGACATCGCTCGTATCTACACCGTGCTCAATGAGCGGGAATTGGACATTCGTCCGAACCCTGCTGACGCTAAGGAAGAGGACAAGTGATGGCGGAGACCACCAAGCCCGAGGCAACGCCTGCGGACCGTAACTCCCGCAAGACCGCGCGTGGTTACGTTGTTTCCGACAAGATGGAGAAGACCATCGTCGTTGAGGTTGAGGAGCGCAAGACGCACCGCCTCTACGGCAAGGTCCTCCGCCAGTCGGTGAAGTACAAGGTTCACGATGAGGAGAACGCCGCTGGAATCGGCGACCTCGTCCTCGTGTCCGAAACGCGGCCGGTTTCGTCCGCGAAGCGCTGGCGGCTCGTCGAGATCATCGAACGCGCCAAGTAAGCCGACGCCACCCCTCCCACCCGGTCCCGCCCACGGTCTCCAGCAGATCGTGGGCGGCTACCGGGAACGGGGTGAAATGTCATTAATCCGTTCCGCAAGGCTCATCCGCTCGGGTGAGAACCGGCGCGACGACAGGAGAAAATAGTGATTCAGCAAGAGTCGCGACTCAAGGTCGCCGACAACACTGGTGCCAAGCAGATCCTGGCAATCAGGATTCTGGGTGGTTCCGGTCGGCGTTATGCCTCGATCGGTGACACCATCGTGGCAACCGTCAAAGACGCAATTCCTGGTGGAAACGTGAAGAAGGGTGACGTCGTGAAGGCTGTCATCGTTCGGACCGCCAAGGAACGCCGTCGTCCCGACGGCTCGTACATCAAGTTCGACGAGAATGCAGCAGTCATTCTCAAGACTGATGGCGAGCCACGCGGAACCCGTATCTTCGGACCCGTGGGACGCGAATTGCGCGACAAGAAGTTCATGAAGATCGTCTCCCTGGCACCGGAGGTGTTGTGAGCATGGCGAACAAGCTCAAGATCAAGAAGGGCGACCTCGTCCAGGTGATTGCAGGCGCCCGTCAGTCACGTGGTGGCGATCGTGGGAAGCAGGGCAAGGTTCTTGCTGTGTACCCGGAACGCAACCGTGTCCTCGTTGAGGGCATCAACCGCGTGATCAAGCACAAGAAGGCAACGCAGACTCAGGCCGGCGGCACAGCCGGTGGCCGTGAGACTCACGAAGCCCCAATCCACGTGTCCAACGTGGCGCTCGTTGATCCCAAGGACAACAAGCCCACCCGCGTCGGATACCGCGAGGAAACCGTTGAACGCGATGGTCGCAACAAGACCGTTCGCGTCCGCGTCTCGCGTCGCACCGGGGAGGAGATCTGATGACGGAAACAACAACGAGCCGTCCAGCGCCACGCCTCAAGCAGGTTTACCGCGATGACATCGTGGCCAAGCTGCAGGACGAGTTCAACTACGCAAACCCCATGCAGGTTCCCGGTCTGACCAAGGTCGTCGTGAACATGGGTGTGGGTGACGCAGCACGCGATTCGAAGCTGATCGAAGGCGCAATCAACGACTTGACTCTGATCACCGGTCAGAAGCCAATCGTGACTCGGGCGAGGAAGTCGATCGCCCAGTTCAAGTTGCGCGAAGGACAGCCCATTGGAGCCCACGTCACCATGCGCGGCGCCCGTATGTGGGAATTCGTCGACCGTGTCATCTCACTGGCACTTCCGCGTATCCGCGACTTCCGCGGCCTCTCGGATCGTCAGTTCGACGGGAACGGTAACTACACCTTCGGTCTCACGGAACAGTCCATGTTCCACGAGATCGACCAGGACCGGATTGACCGTGTCCGAGGTATGGATATCACAGTTGTGACTACAGCGAGCACCGACGACGAGGGACGTGCTCTTCTGCGCCACCTCGGGTTCCCGTTCAAGACCAAATAATC
Coding sequences within it:
- the rplD gene encoding 50S ribosomal protein L4, which encodes MTDVKTVDVVDAAGAKTGSVELPAEIFGVQTNVPLIHQVVVAQLAAARQGTHKTKTRSEVRGGGRKPYRQKGTGNARQGSIRAPQYNGGGVVHGPVPRDYSQRTPKKMKAAALRGALSDRARLDQVFVVKNLITGDAPSTKQAKLALAGLSDRKNTLVVLDRDDELTERSVRNLPHVHVLTSDQLNTYDVLIADDIVFTESALETFLGGYRKSEDAS
- the rplW gene encoding 50S ribosomal protein L23 encodes the protein MSLNFKDPRDIIVAPVVSEKTYSLMDEGKYTFIVDQGSNKTEIKNAIESIFNVQVAKVNTLNRQGKRRRTRTGWGKRKDTKRAIVALKDGSIDIFGGSL
- the rplB gene encoding 50S ribosomal protein L2; translation: MGIRKHKPTTPGRRGSSVADFVEVTRSTPEKSLLRPLPKRGGRNSQGRVTTRHQGGGHKRQYRVIDFRRHDKDGVPAKVAHIEYDPNRTARIALLHYADGEKRYILAPQNLKQGAQVEAGLGADIKPGNNLALRNIPVGTVLHAVEMRPGGGAKIARSAGSSVQLVAKYGRFAQLRMPSGEIRNVDARCRATIGEVGNAEQSNISWGKAGRMRWKGKRPSVRGVVMNPIDHPHGGGEGRTSGGRHPVSPWGQSEGRTRRPNKESDKYIVRRRRTGKKR
- the rpsS gene encoding 30S ribosomal protein S19, with the translated sequence MPRSLKKGPFVDEHLYQKVARQNEKNTKNVIKTWSRRSMIIPDFLGHTIAVHDGRKHVPVFITEAMVGHKLGEFAQTRTFRGHEKDDRKGRRR
- the rplV gene encoding 50S ribosomal protein L22, with protein sequence MEAKAKARYLRVTPRKARRVIDLIRGQQATEALAVLKFAEQSASDPIYKLVASGIANARTRADEEGIAFDENELVISEAFVDEGPTMKRFRPRAQGRAFRIEKRTSHVSVVLASGDDLPQRKSRKGNR
- the rpsC gene encoding 30S ribosomal protein S3, with the translated sequence MGQKINPNGFRLGITTDHKSKWFADSTKPGQRYSDYVLEDVKIRQMMTKGLERAGISKVNIERTRDRVRVDIHTARPGIVIGRRGAEADRIRGQLEKLTGKQIQLNILEVKNAEIDAQLVAQGVAEQLASRVAFRRAMRKSIQSAQRAGAKGIRVQCSGRLGGAEMSRSEFYREGRVPLHTLRANIDYGFHEAHTTFGRIGVKVWIYKGDMTDKELAAEQAKAPAARGPRGRGRGRGGRGRGQEGAAAPRRNDAAPKTENNAEAPAAEAGSEG
- the rplP gene encoding 50S ribosomal protein L16; this encodes MLIPRRVKYRKQHHPKRGGAAKGGTKVSFGDYGIQATEPAYITNRQIEAARIAMTRYIKRGGKVWINIYPDRPLTKKPAETRMGSGKGSPEWWVANVKPGRVMFELAGVSEEVAREALRLAIHKLPLKARIVAREGGE
- the rpmC gene encoding 50S ribosomal protein L29 translates to MAIGSKNLSMDALDGYDNERLLEELKKAKAELFNLRFQSATGQLESHGRLKAVRRDIARIYTVLNERELDIRPNPADAKEEDK
- the rpsQ gene encoding 30S ribosomal protein S17 produces the protein MAETTKPEATPADRNSRKTARGYVVSDKMEKTIVVEVEERKTHRLYGKVLRQSVKYKVHDEENAAGIGDLVLVSETRPVSSAKRWRLVEIIERAK
- the rplN gene encoding 50S ribosomal protein L14 — encoded protein: MIQQESRLKVADNTGAKQILAIRILGGSGRRYASIGDTIVATVKDAIPGGNVKKGDVVKAVIVRTAKERRRPDGSYIKFDENAAVILKTDGEPRGTRIFGPVGRELRDKKFMKIVSLAPEVL
- the rplX gene encoding 50S ribosomal protein L24, giving the protein MANKLKIKKGDLVQVIAGARQSRGGDRGKQGKVLAVYPERNRVLVEGINRVIKHKKATQTQAGGTAGGRETHEAPIHVSNVALVDPKDNKPTRVGYREETVERDGRNKTVRVRVSRRTGEEI
- the rplE gene encoding 50S ribosomal protein L5 yields the protein MTETTTSRPAPRLKQVYRDDIVAKLQDEFNYANPMQVPGLTKVVVNMGVGDAARDSKLIEGAINDLTLITGQKPIVTRARKSIAQFKLREGQPIGAHVTMRGARMWEFVDRVISLALPRIRDFRGLSDRQFDGNGNYTFGLTEQSMFHEIDQDRIDRVRGMDITVVTTASTDDEGRALLRHLGFPFKTK